In Geminocystis sp. NIES-3709, a single genomic region encodes these proteins:
- a CDS encoding C40 family peptidase, whose protein sequence is MLDSLPKSNSEEFYSVKNLNLYAKSDCKELATQMAKGRQLKIISPSIVDNAIKICLCEDHYPAWLSIEDLSFLKPASKPYSSTFISQEKIASLIPKIIEFTYLAMNTPNYYLWGGTVAPNYDCSGLIQSAFTSVGIWLPRDSYQQENFATKITINELRSGDLIFFGTKRVTHVALYLGNDRYIHSSGKEIGNNGIGINLIRGDLDIVSQNYYKQFWSCGRITQSLP, encoded by the coding sequence ATGTTAGACTCATTACCTAAATCTAATTCAGAAGAATTTTATAGTGTTAAAAACTTAAATTTATATGCAAAATCTGATTGTAAAGAGTTAGCAACTCAAATGGCAAAAGGGCGACAATTGAAAATTATTTCTCCCTCTATAGTAGATAATGCGATCAAAATTTGTTTATGTGAAGATCATTATCCTGCATGGCTTTCTATCGAGGACTTATCTTTTTTAAAACCTGCATCAAAACCCTATTCTTCTACTTTTATTTCTCAGGAAAAAATTGCTAGTTTAATACCTAAAATTATCGAATTTACTTATCTAGCAATGAACACACCTAATTACTACCTTTGGGGAGGTACTGTTGCACCTAATTATGATTGTTCAGGGTTAATACAATCTGCTTTTACTAGTGTGGGAATTTGGCTTCCTAGAGACTCCTATCAACAGGAAAATTTTGCCACTAAAATTACTATTAATGAATTAAGATCAGGGGATTTAATCTTTTTTGGAACAAAAAGAGTTACTCATGTAGCGTTATATTTAGGAAACGATCGATATATTCACAGTTCAGGGAAAGAAATCGGTAATAATGGTATTGGAATTAATCTGATTAGGGGAGATTTAGATATAGTTAGTCAAAACTACTACAAACAATTTTGGAGTTGTGGCAGAATAACCCAATCACTTCCATAA
- a CDS encoding pentapeptide repeat-containing protein → MDNQEYWRNLIKNVANWNQWRVYNQDVLIDLTGMSFSSYDLEGINLSNCNLTDGNFIGSNLRFANLNHADLTKTNLIGVNLRLANLRNATLVNTKLHRSNLSEADLNYSTIVESDFSNAILYETELGEATILKSNFSNAQLINTHFIKANIILNNFEDTIIKNVDFRWTKKVKNKFN, encoded by the coding sequence ATGGATAATCAAGAATATTGGAGAAATTTAATTAAAAATGTCGCAAATTGGAATCAATGGCGTGTTTATAATCAAGATGTGTTAATCGATCTTACAGGGATGAGTTTTAGTAGTTATGACTTGGAAGGCATTAATTTAAGTAACTGTAATTTAACCGATGGGAATTTTATTGGTAGTAATTTGCGATTTGCGAATTTAAACCATGCAGACTTAACAAAAACTAATCTAATTGGGGTTAATTTGAGACTAGCTAATTTAAGAAATGCAACATTAGTTAACACTAAGCTACATCGATCGAACTTGTCTGAAGCTGATTTGAATTATAGCACGATCGTTGAATCAGATTTTAGTAATGCTATTTTATACGAAACAGAACTAGGAGAAGCGACAATATTAAAAAGCAATTTTAGTAATGCTCAATTAATTAATACTCATTTTATAAAAGCTAATATTATTTTAAATAATTTTGAAGATACAATTATTAAAAACGTAGATTTTCGCTGGACAAAAAAAGTTAAAAATAAATTTAATTAA